The Juglans microcarpa x Juglans regia isolate MS1-56 chromosome 8S, Jm3101_v1.0, whole genome shotgun sequence genome has a window encoding:
- the LOC121243993 gene encoding vacuolar protein sorting-associated protein 45 homolog isoform X2, giving the protein MVLVSAVRDYINRMLHDISGMKVLILDSQTVSIVSVAYSQSELLQKEVFLVELVDSISKSKESMSHLKAVFFLRPTSENIHHLRRQLASPRFGEYHLFFSNMLKDTQIHILADSDEQEVVQQVQEFYADFVASDPFHFSLNVPSNHLYMLPAVVDPSNLQNFCDRVVDGIAAIFLALKRRPIIRYQRTSDIAKRIAQETTKLMYQQESGLFDFRRTEFSPLLLVIDRRDDPVTPLLNQWTYQAMLHELIGIQDNKVDLRSIGKIPKDQQEVVLSSEQDAFFKANMYENFGDIGMNIKRLVDEFQQIAKSNQTIQTIEDMAKFVDNYPEYRKMHGNVSKHVSLVTEMSKIVEEHKLMLVSQTEQDLACNGGQVAAFEAVTNLLNNESISDIDCLRLVMLYALRYEKESPVQLMQLFNKLASRSPKYKPGLVQFLLKQAGVDKRTGDLYGNRDLLNIARNMARGLKGVENVYTQHQPLLFQTMESITKGRLRDADYPYIGNHFQQGRLQEVVIFIVGGTTYEESRSVALQNASNSGIRFILGGSVVLNSKRFLKDLEEAQRIARSSPAVV; this is encoded by the exons ATGGTGCTGGTATCGGCCGTACGTGATTACATCAACCGGATGTTGCATGACATCTCGGGCATGAAGGTCCTTATCCTCGATTCTCAAACG GTTAGTATAGTTAGTGTTGCATACTCCCAGTCAGAGCTTCTTCAGAAAGAAGTATTCTTGGTAGAGTTGGTAGATTCCATTTCCAAGTCAAAAGAATCAATGTCACATCTTAAGGCGGTTTTCTTCCTCCGACCCACATCAGAGAATATCCACCACTTGCGGCGCCAGCTAGCTAGTCCTAGATTTGGAGAGTACCACCTAT TTTTCTCCAACATGTTGAAGGATACACAGATTCATATTTTAGCTGATTCAGATGAACAGGAAGTTGTCCAGCAGGTTCAG GAATTCTATGCGGACTTTGTAGCAAGTGATCCTTTCCATTTCTCTTTGAATGTGCCATCAAATCACCTTTATATGCTTCCAGCAGTTGTAGATCCTTCGAATTTGCAGAACTTCTGTGACCGAGTCGTTGATGGCATTGCAGCTATTTTTTTGGCATTGAAAAGAAGACCTATTATTCGATATCAAAGGACCTCTGATATTGCTAAGAGGATAGCACAGGAAACGACA AAACTGATGTACCAGCAGGAAAGTGGGCTTTTTGACTTCAGGCGAACAGAATTTTCTCCATTGTTGCTGGTAATTGATAGGAGGGATGATCCTGTGACCCCGTTGCTGAATCAGTGGACGTACCAG GCAATGCTTCATGAGTTGATAGGTATTCAAGACAACAAGGTGGATTTGAGAAGCATTGGAAAAATCCCGAAGGATCAACAG GAGGTTGTGTTGTCATCAGAACAAGATGCCTTCTTCAAAGCTAACATGTATGAGAATTTTGGAGATATTGGAATGAATATCAAGCGGTTGGTGGATGAATTTCAGCAGATTGCAAAGAGTAACCAGACCATCCAGACAATAG AAGACATGGCCAAATTTGTTGACAACTACCCTGAGTACAGAAAAATGCATGGTAATGTTTCAAAGCATGTGAGTTTGGTCACAGAAATGAGCAAGATCGTTGAAGAGCACAAACTTATGTTAGTTTCGCAAACAGAACAGGATTTGGCTTGCAATGGTGGTCAAGTGGCAGCTTTTGAG GCAGTGACTAATCTTTTAAACAATGAAAGCATATCTGATATTGACTGTCTACGCTTGGTGATGTTGTATGCTTTGCGCTATGAGAAGGAAAGCCCTGTTCAATTGATGCAGCTTTTCAACAAACTGGCTTCTCGGTCTCCCAAGTACAAGCCTGGg CTTGTCCAGTTCCTCTTGAAGCAAGCGGGTGTTGATAAACGAACTGGGGATCTTTATGGAAATCGGGATCTTCTGAATATTGCTCGTAACATGGCTCGTGGACTGAAG GGGGTTGAGAATGTGTACACTCAGCACCAACCTCTTTTATTCCAAACTATGGAAAGCATTACCAAGGGACGGTTGAGAGATGCGGACTATCCGTATATTGGCAATCACTTTCAGCAGGGCAG GCTTCAGGAAGTAGTGATATTCATTGTTGGAGGGACAACATATGAAGAATCACGTTCTGTTGCACTACAAAATGCAAGCAATTCTGGAATTCGCTTTATTCTTGGTGGTTCTGTGGTTCTGAATTCTAAGAG GTTTCTGAAGGACTTGGAAGAAGCTCAGAGGATAGCTCGTTCTAGCCCTGCTGTGGTGTGA
- the LOC121243993 gene encoding vacuolar protein sorting-associated protein 45 homolog isoform X1, with protein sequence MVLVSAVRDYINRMLHDISGMKVLILDSQTVSIVSVAYSQSELLQKEVFLVELVDSISKSKESMSHLKAVFFLRPTSENIHHLRRQLASPRFGEYHLFFSNMLKDTQIHILADSDEQEVVQQVQEFYADFVASDPFHFSLNVPSNHLYMLPAVVDPSNLQNFCDRVVDGIAAIFLALKRRPIIRYQRTSDIAKRIAQETTKLMYQQESGLFDFRRTEFSPLLLVIDRRDDPVTPLLNQWTYQAMLHELIGIQDNKVDLRSIGKIPKDQQEVVLSSEQDAFFKANMYENFGDIGMNIKRLVDEFQQIAKSNQTIQTIEDMAKFVDNYPEYRKMHGNVSKHVSLVTEMSKIVEEHKLMLVSQTEQDLACNGGQVAAFEAVTNLLNNESISDIDCLRLVMLYALRYEKESPVQLMQLFNKLASRSPKYKPGLVQFLLKQAGVDKRTGDLYGNRDLLNIARNMARGLKGVENVYTQHQPLLFQTMESITKGRLRDADYPYIGNHFQQGSRLQEVVIFIVGGTTYEESRSVALQNASNSGIRFILGGSVVLNSKRFLKDLEEAQRIARSSPAVV encoded by the exons ATGGTGCTGGTATCGGCCGTACGTGATTACATCAACCGGATGTTGCATGACATCTCGGGCATGAAGGTCCTTATCCTCGATTCTCAAACG GTTAGTATAGTTAGTGTTGCATACTCCCAGTCAGAGCTTCTTCAGAAAGAAGTATTCTTGGTAGAGTTGGTAGATTCCATTTCCAAGTCAAAAGAATCAATGTCACATCTTAAGGCGGTTTTCTTCCTCCGACCCACATCAGAGAATATCCACCACTTGCGGCGCCAGCTAGCTAGTCCTAGATTTGGAGAGTACCACCTAT TTTTCTCCAACATGTTGAAGGATACACAGATTCATATTTTAGCTGATTCAGATGAACAGGAAGTTGTCCAGCAGGTTCAG GAATTCTATGCGGACTTTGTAGCAAGTGATCCTTTCCATTTCTCTTTGAATGTGCCATCAAATCACCTTTATATGCTTCCAGCAGTTGTAGATCCTTCGAATTTGCAGAACTTCTGTGACCGAGTCGTTGATGGCATTGCAGCTATTTTTTTGGCATTGAAAAGAAGACCTATTATTCGATATCAAAGGACCTCTGATATTGCTAAGAGGATAGCACAGGAAACGACA AAACTGATGTACCAGCAGGAAAGTGGGCTTTTTGACTTCAGGCGAACAGAATTTTCTCCATTGTTGCTGGTAATTGATAGGAGGGATGATCCTGTGACCCCGTTGCTGAATCAGTGGACGTACCAG GCAATGCTTCATGAGTTGATAGGTATTCAAGACAACAAGGTGGATTTGAGAAGCATTGGAAAAATCCCGAAGGATCAACAG GAGGTTGTGTTGTCATCAGAACAAGATGCCTTCTTCAAAGCTAACATGTATGAGAATTTTGGAGATATTGGAATGAATATCAAGCGGTTGGTGGATGAATTTCAGCAGATTGCAAAGAGTAACCAGACCATCCAGACAATAG AAGACATGGCCAAATTTGTTGACAACTACCCTGAGTACAGAAAAATGCATGGTAATGTTTCAAAGCATGTGAGTTTGGTCACAGAAATGAGCAAGATCGTTGAAGAGCACAAACTTATGTTAGTTTCGCAAACAGAACAGGATTTGGCTTGCAATGGTGGTCAAGTGGCAGCTTTTGAG GCAGTGACTAATCTTTTAAACAATGAAAGCATATCTGATATTGACTGTCTACGCTTGGTGATGTTGTATGCTTTGCGCTATGAGAAGGAAAGCCCTGTTCAATTGATGCAGCTTTTCAACAAACTGGCTTCTCGGTCTCCCAAGTACAAGCCTGGg CTTGTCCAGTTCCTCTTGAAGCAAGCGGGTGTTGATAAACGAACTGGGGATCTTTATGGAAATCGGGATCTTCTGAATATTGCTCGTAACATGGCTCGTGGACTGAAG GGGGTTGAGAATGTGTACACTCAGCACCAACCTCTTTTATTCCAAACTATGGAAAGCATTACCAAGGGACGGTTGAGAGATGCGGACTATCCGTATATTGGCAATCACTTTCAGCAGGGCAG CAGGCTTCAGGAAGTAGTGATATTCATTGTTGGAGGGACAACATATGAAGAATCACGTTCTGTTGCACTACAAAATGCAAGCAATTCTGGAATTCGCTTTATTCTTGGTGGTTCTGTGGTTCTGAATTCTAAGAG GTTTCTGAAGGACTTGGAAGAAGCTCAGAGGATAGCTCGTTCTAGCCCTGCTGTGGTGTGA
- the LOC121244773 gene encoding uncharacterized protein LOC121244773, giving the protein MQDEFASLPAIVPKGPIAIFGLGGGTTAWLMLDLWPSLQLDGWEIDGIILYHLILIDLFSEGKVLPQLQEVNTWLELTDRLMPKGRLTVNCGGINEVSVVTDGVPRPETSSIDGH; this is encoded by the exons ATGCAGGATGAGTTTGCTAGCTTGCCTGCTATTGTTCCAAAAGGTCCCATTGCCATATTTGGTTTG GGTGGTGGAACTACTGCTTGGCTAATGCTTGACTTGTGGCCTTCATTGCAACTTGATGGCTGGGAGATTGATGGAATTATA TTATaccatctcattttaattgacttgtttTCTGAAGGAAAAGTATTGCCACAGTTGCAAGAG GTCAATACTTGGTTAGAATTGACTGATAGATTGATGCCCAAGGGTCGTCTCACGGTGAACTGCGGTGGCATCAATGAAGTATCTGTTGTGACAGATGGAGTGCCTCGTCCTGAGACTTCTTCAATTGATGGCCACTGA